The following are encoded together in the Bubalus kerabau isolate K-KA32 ecotype Philippines breed swamp buffalo chromosome 3, PCC_UOA_SB_1v2, whole genome shotgun sequence genome:
- the LOC129647523 gene encoding olfactory receptor 12D2-like, which produces MLFCLFFQVMLNQTSVTEFLLLPVTDIQVLQPVLFVLFLAIYIVNVAGNGAILMVVTSDPRLHSPMYFFLGNLACIDICFSTVSLPKMLENLLSTHKAISFLGCISQLHFFHFMGSTESMLLAVMGFDRFVAICKPLHYTLIMNHQVCIQMAVAVWIIGFFHALLHSVMTSRLNFCGSNHIHHFLCDVKPLLESACGNTELNQWLVNNVTGTIATGSCFLTFLSYFYIIVYLFFKTHSCSMLHKALSTCASHLLVVVLFYIPGVFVYIHPASSSPMDQDQISALMYNVVTPVLNPLIYTLRNKEVKRTLRRVISRRQ; this is translated from the coding sequence ATGttattctgtcttttctttcaagTGATGCTGAATCAAACATCAGTCACTGAATTTCTCCTCCTGCCAGTGACAgacatccaagtactgcagccTGTTCTCTTTGTGCTTTTCCTTGCAATTTACATTGTCAATGTGGCTGGGAATGGAGCCATCCTGATGGTTGTCACCTCTGATCCAAGACTCCATTCtcctatgtattttttcctgggaaacCTGGCATGTATAGATATCTGCTTCTCCACAGTGAGTCTGCCAAAGATGCTGGAGAACCTCCTCTCTACACACAAAGCAATTTCTTTCTTGGGCTGCATAAGCCAGCTTCATTTCTTCCACTTCATGGGCAGCACTGAGTCCATGTTGCTGGCCGTGATGGGTTTTGACCGCTTTGTGGCTATCTGCAAACCACTTCATTATACTCTTATCATGAATCATCAAGTCTGTATCCAGATGGCTGTCGCTGTTTGGATCATTGGTTTTTTCCATGCCCTGCTGCACTCAGTAATGACCTCTCGCTTAAACTTCTGTGGTTCCAACCATATCCATCACTTCCTCTGTGATGTTAAGCCATTGCTGGAGTCGGCCTGTGGGAACACTGAGCTCAACCAGTGGCTGGTCAATAATGTCACAGGCACCATTGCCACGGGTTCATGCTTTCTAACATTCCTGTCCTATTTCTATATTATTGTCTATCTTTTCTTCAAGACCCACTCTTGCAGCATGCTTCATAAAGCACTGTCTACATGTGCCTCCCACCTCTTGGTAGTTGTTCTTTTCTACATCCCTGGTGTTTTTGTTTACATTCATCCTGCCTCAAGTAGCCCCATGGACCAGGATCAGATCAGTGCCCTTATGTACAATGTGGTCACTCCTGTGCTAAATCCACTGATCTATACTTTGAGGAACAAGGAAGTAAAGAGGACCTTGAGGAGGGTGATATCAAGGAGACAATGA